In Populus alba chromosome 1, ASM523922v2, whole genome shotgun sequence, a single window of DNA contains:
- the LOC140955205 gene encoding uncharacterized protein has product MGDGETSLEEEVKSSGMEVEVREMVEVETCRCMGEGVTSLEEEVKSSGMGEVVMRMVEVGTYRHREEGGTSLEVEVKSSGMGVVEISMVEVGIYRCMEEAGISLGEEVMSNDMEEEGISLGEEVKSNDMEEVEISMVEVGICRCMEEGGISLGEEVKSNDMEEVVREMEEVEISMVEVVICSNKAL; this is encoded by the exons ATGGGGGATGGGGAGACTTCTTTGGAGGAGGAGGTGAAGAGTAGTGGTATGGAGGTGGAGGTGAGGGAGATGGTGGAGGTGGAGACTTGTAGATGTATGGGGGAGGGGGTGACTTCTTTGGAGGAGGAGGTGAAGAGTAGTGGTATGGGGGAGGTGGTGATGAGGATGGTAGAGGTGGGGACTTATAGACATAGGGAGGAGGGGGGGACTTCTTTGGAGGTGGAGGTGAAGAGTAGTGGTATGGGGGTGGTGGAGATTTCAATGGTGGAGGTGGGGATTTATAGATGTATGGAGGAGGCGGGGATTTCTTTGGGGGAGGAGGTGATGAGTAATGATATGGAGGAG GAGGGGATTTCTTTGGGGGAGGAGGTGAAGAGTAATGATATGGAGGAGGTGGAGATTTCAATGGTGGAGGTGGGGATTTGTAGATGTATGGAGGAGGGGGGGATTTCTTTGGGGGAGGAGGTGAAGAGTAATGATATGGAGGAGGTGGTGAGGGAGATGGAGGAGGTGGAGATTTCAATGGTGGAGGTGGTGATTTGTAGTAATAAGGCTCTTTAG
- the LOC118061437 gene encoding E3 ubiquitin-protein ligase BIG BROTHER, with the protein MNWNTHMEGHYMNPSYPYNSAGSFIEYFEGLTYDHVNFIFNGGSHAQDIVYPSTNANFYKFGISPPGSTSYYNPTHIYEVHDNGLRNEEYGRPLENSSTTTNEQTSRVNTEWEVNENRTSHDDSVECLRRHHNVQDYQAAWQEVDPDSMTYEELLELGETVGTQNRGLSQELISSLPISKYNHSFFSRRKSRSERCVICQMEYKRGDRRITLPCKHIYHAGCGTRWLCINKACPICYTEVFGDASKH; encoded by the exons ATGAATTGGAATACACACATGGAGGGTCATTACATGAACCCTAGCTACCCATATAATTCGGCTGGAAGTTTCATTGAATATTTCGAAGGTCTCACGTATGACCatgttaatttcattttcaatggAGGTTCCCACGCTCAG GATATCGTATACCCCTCGACAAATGCAAATTTCTACAAGTTCGGCATATCCCCACCAGGGAGCACTTCATATTATAACCCTACTCATATTTATGAGGTTCATGATAATGGACTACGGAATGAAGAATATGGAAGGCCCTTGGAGAATTCTTCTACAACGACCAATGAACAGACTTCCAGAGTAAATACAGAATGGGAAGTAAATGAAAACAGGACTTCTCATGATGACTCTGTAGAAT GTTTGCGCAGACATCATAATGTTCAGGATTATCAG GCTGCCTGGCAAGAGGTTGATCCAGACAGTATGACTTATGAG GAATTACTTGAATTAGGCGAGACAGTTGGCACCCAAAATCGAGGTCTTTCCCAAGAGCTCATTTCTTCGCTTCCAATCTCAAAATACAATCACAGCTTCTTCTCAAGGAGGAAATCAAGAAGTGAGAG GTGTGTGATTTGCCAAATGGAATATAAGCGAGGTGATCGCCGGATCACTCTACCATGCAAACATATCTACCATGCTGGTTGCGGGACCAGATGGCTTTGCATCAATAAG GCCTGCCCCATTTGCTACACGGAGGTTTTTGGCGATGCATCAAAACATTAA